Part of the Nitrosopumilus sp. genome, TGGTTTAATTTTGTCATACATGCCTAGTAGATCTTGAACCACAAGCACTTGACCATCACAATTTACTCCTGAGCCTATTCCTATGACTGGGACACTGACTGTTTCAGAAATAATTTGAGCAACTTCATGGCTAACCATTTCTATTGCAATGCTGAAAACTCCTGCTTCTTCTAACTCTTTGGCATCTTCAATTAACTTCAAAGCAGAATCTTTTGTTTTTCCTTGAACTTTGTATCCTTCTGAAAGCATTGTAGTTTGTGGCTGTAATCCTATATGACCCATAACAGGAATTCCTACATCTACTATTGCACTAATTGTTTCTGCCATTATAGAACCACCTTCTAGCTTTACTGCATCCGCACCTGCTTTGATTAATTTTCCTGAATTGTTTATTGCATCTTCGATACTTGCTTGATATGACATAAAAGGTAAATCTGATACTAATAGAGAATCTTTCCTTGCTCTACTAACTGCCTCAGTAAACATACACATTTGATTCATTGTTACAGGAATTGTATTCTCATAACCCAACATTACCATTCCAGCACTATCTCCAACTAACAAAACATCAATTCCAGCTTTATCACACAAAGATGCTAATGTGTAATCATAACTTGTAATTACAGAAATTTTCTTCTTTTTTGTTTTCATTTCAATTATATCTTGAACAGTTTTATGCAATTTTTGCTCTCCTTGTTAAATTATTTTTTATTTGAATAATATTCTCTTTTAGATTTTCCTTATTATCAAATTCATCAATAATTTTTAATAGGCTTTTTTGATTTTTTTTTGAAAGCTTTTTTGTTTCAATAATTAACAAATCAATCGCTCTTGTCACATTATCTACAATTGTAATGTTTGCAGTTTGTGAAGTTCTTGAAAGTGGATTAAGATCAAATGTAATTACTGTTTTTCCTGCATTTCTGAGCGCCATAGTTCTATCACCATCTTCCAATGGTACAACTACCACGTCTGCAACAAAAATTCCATCTTTATCTACAATTCTTCTTGCTGAATCAATTCCTGAAAGTTTTTTAGATGAAGTTTTTTTTGTGCCTAAAACTTGTTCTGCTCCATTTTTCTTTAGAGTTTTAATTATTGCATTTTTTCTTTTTTTGTTGGTATAGAATAGATTTACCTCAAGCTTTGCTTTAGTCTGCTTAGATAGAAGTACAATTTGTTCGGGGCATAATGCTGCAATGTTTCCATTAACTGAGATAACAGGCATTTTTGCCACTAATAATTGGGCAGCTGCGGCTTTGATTGCTCGTTTAGATGCTTTACCTGTTTTTTCTCCTAAGAGATAGTCAAAAGCCTCTCCTCTGCCTTGAGCTAATAGACCCTCTCTTGCAACTAGTCCTTTATCAAATCCCTCTACTAGTTTTTCACGAATTAATAATGATTTAGCTCTTGGATGAGATTTAGGAATTAATGACATATTTTTTATCAATTATTAAGAACTCTAGCTCCAACATCATCTAATTCTGATTTAATTATTATCCCTTCTTGATATTTTTTCAAAATTTCCATTACTTTATTTTCTTCTTTTTGTGGTATCATTGAAAAAATTGTCTCACCAAAAAGAGCTATTCCACATTTAATCTCATTTTTTGATAATTCTTTAACTATCTTCTGCATTCTAGGAGTCATTACATCTACGTATTTAGCAAATTCTAATGACATATCTTGAAAATGATAATAGTCTTTTGATTCCAATAATCTATTTACCATTTTTCCACCTAATCCATTTATTTTTGATAATTGCTCTTTGATGAATTTGTTTGTAGATATTGGAGAAAAACAAATCATAATAATAGATATTTTTTCTGTTAAAATTTTTTCAACATGACCAATTCCTGGCGCACCTGGTTTAACACGTATTTCAAATCCTCCATGATATGATGCTAATACATCACCTAGTCCTGTTTTACAATTAACTTCAGCATTATGTGCAATTTTTCCAATTATTGTTTTCTCTAAGTTTGTTTGGAGAGCTTGATCTAATGCATATGATAATGATAATGCAACTGCACTACTAGATCCTAAACCATATCCTACTGGAATTGATATTTCATGTTCAATTTCGAAAAAGTATTTTGAAAATTCCCCAAGTTTTAAAAATTCATTTAATACAAATTCAGAAACATCAGTTTTATCAGATTGATATCCATTTGTTTTAATTTTAAAATTAGATTTTTGGTTTTCTTTTGTATGAATTTTTACTTTAGTTGTTACCCCTTGTTTGATTGAAAATCCTGCTCCCATCGAACCTAAATTTTCTAGATTTTTTTGTCCATCATCTAAATGGGCTTTAAAAAATCCTGTAATATGTGCCGGACAAAATGCTTTTGCCTCCATT contains:
- a CDS encoding GHMP kinase — encoded protein: MEAKAFCPAHITGFFKAHLDDGQKNLENLGSMGAGFSIKQGVTTKVKIHTKENQKSNFKIKTNGYQSDKTDVSEFVLNEFLKLGEFSKYFFEIEHEISIPVGYGLGSSSAVALSLSYALDQALQTNLEKTIIGKIAHNAEVNCKTGLGDVLASYHGGFEIRVKPGAPGIGHVEKILTEKISIIMICFSPISTNKFIKEQLSKINGLGGKMVNRLLESKDYYHFQDMSLEFAKYVDVMTPRMQKIVKELSKNEIKCGIALFGETIFSMIPQKEENKVMEILKKYQEGIIIKSELDDVGARVLNN
- the panB gene encoding 3-methyl-2-oxobutanoate hydroxymethyltransferase → MHKTVQDIIEMKTKKKKISVITSYDYTLASLCDKAGIDVLLVGDSAGMVMLGYENTIPVTMNQMCMFTEAVSRARKDSLLVSDLPFMSYQASIEDAINNSGKLIKAGADAVKLEGGSIMAETISAIVDVGIPVMGHIGLQPQTTMLSEGYKVQGKTKDSALKLIEDAKELEEAGVFSIAIEMVSHEVAQIISETVSVPVIGIGSGVNCDGQVLVVQDLLGMYDKIKPKFAKRYMNLSEDIVKSLENYRIDVESSKFPTKENSFSMNQEELEKLRKEIGS
- a CDS encoding 4-phosphopantoate--beta-alanine ligase encodes the protein MSLIPKSHPRAKSLLIREKLVEGFDKGLVAREGLLAQGRGEAFDYLLGEKTGKASKRAIKAAAAQLLVAKMPVISVNGNIAALCPEQIVLLSKQTKAKLEVNLFYTNKKRKNAIIKTLKKNGAEQVLGTKKTSSKKLSGIDSARRIVDKDGIFVADVVVVPLEDGDRTMALRNAGKTVITFDLNPLSRTSQTANITIVDNVTRAIDLLIIETKKLSKKNQKSLLKIIDEFDNKENLKENIIQIKNNLTRRAKIA